The DNA sequence TTGCAGTTACCTGATTACTTTATACAACGTGTTCTCCATCGACACTTGAACCACCGCATTGACAATGTACTTAACTTGTTAAACAGGGATATAACAAATGGTTGTGGTACACAGCGTTCTCTGATTTACGCATAAGCATTGGTTTTTCGGACGTGTAGTTGGCCCAATTCTATGTACTCGTAATACTGAATCGGATTTGTTTGTCACCGGAAACGCTTCATCGGAAGTGACAAGAAACGAGACTTGCAGCCCCTATAGTTAGGACATGCTCCAGTAGGTAACACGTCATTTTTCTCCAGTCGCTGgtatttatatcattttctaTTATCAGGTAAGTCAGCATTCCCGTTCTGTAGAGCTGTAATACtagtatataaaaaatttcGAATGTGATTCGTGATATATAATTATCACCAAAAAAAACCCTCTTAAAACCGAGATAGTTTTAAGGGCGAATTTGTTGCTCATAAACTGGTTAAGGTTTTGGTTTATGAGTTTGAAACCAGTTTTCAAACCAGTTTTGGTTTCAATCTGGTTTACAGCGAAGAAACAAATGAACagtttaattttatattattacACATATGACAAATAGTATAAAATATCTTGCAGTAATGATTCTGAAAGTCCCCGATAATCTCCGACTCGAAACTGCATACCGCACATTTCAAAACCACAGGTGATGCCGTCGCCATGCTGGATTGATTTCCCGCCTCTCTCGTAAACCAAATAAACTGCCCCCAGAGGCGGTTTAGTTGGTTTAACGAACTGGTTTAAGTTTtggtaaaaacaaataaaaaaccaGTTCTGGTTTTAAACTAGTTCAAAACCAGTTCGAAAAACAAATGAATAGTTTACTAAACTGATTCGAAACTAAAACTAGTTTAAGCGCAACAAATTCGCCCCAACATTTTACGATAACGAAAACCCTCGTATGTCTTAATGATAGGTAAATTGTATGAAGGAGGGAGTCTccttaattgtttttaaaatagataatATTTGAGGTGAAGGTGGGGTATATTCGCATATTCCTAGTGTCTACCTTGTATCAATAATTGGACCTGATCTCCTTTGATATGTTTCACGTTAATATTCATATGTGATATGCATTGTGCGTGTTTTATTTATCGATTTGATTGGTTTCATAAGTCTAGTTGTTAGTTGTACATTGCTTTACGCGTAAGCCGGCTATCTACTTAGTTCTAACTAATTCACTCGATGAGACTGTGCACGTGCAAGCACCTTAAGGGGTGAAGTTTCGATGTTGCATGTTGAACAGTGAACTTCGTATTTTAGTTCATcttgaatttcataaaattcgcaatctgattaaaattagatcctagaatacgctcacaatcgctacactaggatctgacataaccccatagggggtcatatccgcatgacctttcgcttggaatattcatgagaactatcagtcagtcagattgcgccatacaatgatggctatttaggcgggtcctggcaattcgtaaacaaattgctgtaatctctctcttacgaagtttattccacactgtaaaattgtatattctcgcataacgaattttaaactttcgcaataatgtctaatctattccgttcatacaaacaacaaaacgtacgatatgaaatacacccaaattaaattaattgtgaattccgatttatgtatggatagggatgggtacgatttgaatagttttcaaaatgGTTTACTTTAAAATAACACAAGGAATATAACGCTAGTctacgtaaacggtgcattgtgacgtcgcatttagctgcgatatgttttctttcaaaccaaacaatcgcagccattttccttgaattgtgaacttCATCGGGATTTTTTAGCGTTTGAATGTCAAACGCGCAGCCATTTTTATTGCATCTCTAACGTAAATAATGACGCAAAGGTTCATGCGAGAAAAATTATCGTTGGTATAAATCGACAgggtcaatttgattggtttaACGAAAggccagggtttgacatttacttttttgagcactagaccagtcgggctacttaattaaatgatttttactagacctaaccttacatccactagccctgaccaactttccaggaaaaaaaaacccggcgtaatcatgttattcgatcCGCAGACTTTACGATAGCATTTATTTCGTAAATGTGACTTTTAAAAACGGAATAAATAGCATGATTAGTTAACATgagtaaaatatatatgtattagtaACTATAATTTAGTCTGTGTGCCGAccatctataattatatatctttatacatataACCATTGTAACGATATTGTTAACTACGCGGATCGAATAACATAATTATGTCAAATTCTACCCGTCACggaaattctttagtccatttagaataaaattacctcaaccttttttttaaattattatttctaCTTCATAAGCcgtgctttgtttcttcccaaccttttcctttttttctcttgggacatctttccttgaggacgagaagtcgtatttgaatatagagacattcccgcacatacatgtattatggctgtttacgacgtaatttatttatttgataaacactttcttataaatatttaattcaattaaactattttttaaaaaaaatgaaaaatgagttcaatttatatctatttatccgaaacataactttacacacacaTTAAAAGCGTGTTCCAGGTTAAAGCCGGTAATGAAATTCCGCCCATCCAATATATTTCCGATGACGGTATCAATATGGTAGCTTTTTCAGATAGAGAAAAGGCAGaagtattaaataaatatttttcctcAATATCAAATATTGACGACACAAACCACATTTTGCCCAATTCAAATAACTTAGGCAATGACAGCCTtactgatatttttattgaagaacAAGAGGTCATAGATATAATATCCAATCTTCCTGTCAACAAGGCTATTGGGCCCGATTGTATAAGTCATAGTATGCTAAAGTCAACAACACATATCATTTCTAAACCACTATGTATGCTTTTCAATAAATCTCTGCGCGAAAAATCTTTTCCTAACTTCTGGAAAGAGTCACATGTTCTACCTCTTTTCAAAAAGGATGATCCTTCTTTGCCTAGTAATTATAGACCCGTGTCCCTTTTAAGCTGTGTTGGCAAAGTTATGgaaagaataatttttaaacatgtatataatttttttcataaaaacaacttattctacaaataccaAGCTGGTTTTTAACCAGGTCATTCTACAGTTTTTTTAACTATTAGAAACTTATCACAGCATTGCAAAAAGCATAGATGATAGTAAATCTTGTTACATGGTCTTCTGTGATCTATCTAAAGCTTTTGATAGAGTTTGGAACAAAGGTCTTCTATTTAAATTACAAACTTATGGGATCAAAGGTAATATTCTTGAATGGTTTTCTGATTATCTTTCTTGTCGCAGCtaaaaaattctgtataaaGACCATTTGTCTTCAAGTTCAAGTGTAAATGCAGGGGTACCCCAAGGTTCTGTTCTTGGACCactattgtttttaatttatgttaatgatgttgctgAAAATATGCTGTCTTTTTGTAGATTATTTGCTGATGATAACTCCATTCAATATGCATCTAAGAACTCACATGAAATTGAATTTACGTTGAATCATGATCTTCGTGTTCTAGATGAATGGTCTAAACAATGGTTGTTAAAATTTAACCCCTCTAAAACAAAAGCTGTATTTTTTACATTGAATAAGGATATTGATCCtcctaaattattttttcaaaattgtcagttggAATATGTGCCAGTGCACAAACATTTAGGGTTGTTCATTTCACGTGATTTGGGTTGGTcacattatataaatacaataacaAGTAAGGCTTACAAAATTTTAGGACTTCTtaaaaagctaaaatttactTTGGGAAGAAACACTCTATTAAAAATGTACACTACTTTTATTAGACCAGCTTTAGAATATGCCTCAGTGGTTTGGGATGGTTGCAATGCATATGATAGTGATTTGTTAGAAAAAGTCCAGCTATGTGCAGCGCGAATAATTACTGGCCTTCCTATATTAGCATCTAGAGATTCTTTATATTTAGAAACTGGCTTAGAGTCTCTGTCTTTTAGACGAACAACCGCTAAATTAGTTACCATGTTCAGAGTTCATAATAATGATGTTCCTGAGTATCTACAAGAAACGATcccaagaaaaataaataatacatccAAGTACAATCTCCGTTATGGAGACAAttataaaataccaaaatgCCGACTTGaactttataagaaatcatttgtacctgaTGCTTTATCAAAATGGAATTCACTTGATATATAGAATCAACACAGCTACTTCAGTTAAGCAATTTCGTAAGAGTGTTAGctccaaaaatatcaacaatccCAAACCACCGACATATTTTTCCTATGGTACTCGTTTTctgaatataattcataccaaacTTAGACACacctgtattttgaattacgatCTATATAGACGCAATATTGTTGATTCTCCGTTATGTTCTTGTGGTATGAAAGAAGACGCTTatcatttcttctttatttgcagtaaatattcaaatgcTAGATATAAATTAATGGATAGCTTGCTGAGGTTAAATGATCTAGTTATTATCGATGTCCACCTTCTACTTTGGGATAATAATGCTTTATCTTCTGGGTTAAACAAGTGTATTTTTTCTTATGTTCAGTCGTTTATTCATGAAACCAAAAGATTcaattgatgttcaatttatattttttgtacattaattttctacagtaatatattgttatatttttaaggagaagaactcgtaagttatttgaacttgtttctgatccttttgtatatcatgtaggtacaataaaatatgttaaaaacacacacattaacatcgagtagatgtcgtaaaacatcacttccgaccgcgacttatttattagattATTTCACCACGCGGTTCAAAATTGTTCTCAAACTGCTTGCAGTTATTTTtctagttaagaataaaatttcttttggtttaaagtaaagtttcttgtttatttttttaacacgaccagtcggactagtaaatcgacattttacccgaccggatctatcatttagtagactcggtcggtcggacgtgccttagtgtcaaaccctgaaaggtcatgcggatgtgaccctatatggggttacgtcagatcctagtgtagcgatctaagtaagcggatctcaggatctggttttaatcataTTGTAAAATTCGTTAACGTCACTCAAAATACTGAGGCTTTAGGACTAAGATATTACGTGAATCAGATTTTGGAAATGAGAAAAAATTCTCTATAACAAAAGGTTTTTAAGGACTGTCTCATATTTTGTtgtagtattttttttaaattgattaacTCTTCGTCTGTGAGAGAATCTGCTCTTGTGGTCCATCAACCTTACATTTCGCCTTTCATACGGGCCTGGGCTTGACAAATTTTCTTAAATTCTAAATCTTATATACAGTAGTTATAATTGTTTCAAATCAAACTATTGATATACTATATTACCCCTACTAAAATAACACAGTATCCTATCATATGTTCATTCATGAAACAGGTGTACTCTTTACAATCGTGACAGAGTTTGGAAACAGTTGTAAACGAATCGTACAGAATATTGAGGTCACGTGCATTCACGTGAGATGTTATCTTGCCTTCGGTGTCAGTACAGTGACAATGACTGAAACCATCGGAAGGCTGAGAATAAACAGTGCAGTAATGTTGGATTGTTGACATGTTGGGTGTATTTAAAATGTTGAATGAATTTATACTTCAGCAACAAAGTGATATATCTAAAGTAGACAAACAACTAAAAGCTTGCCAAGATACATTGCAGCGTATCAGGTacacttgctcaagtctctatgttgtttttattacattatcattccatccaaattttactgtgtttctctgctctctaccatacttaatgtcaccaaacatagattgtttggcattatcaaaagtattaaagagagcactgattATTGAGCAAGTCTACGTATCAGGCTTTTATTCTCTTTAAGAGACAAGACAGGCAAGGTTCATAGACTGCCTGTGCAAGTCCATATCACACTGTATCACCTAGATAAAATGTGTTAAATAGTCCTAGCAACGGTAATGGGTCCCGCAAAATGATACACCAAAAAGGAGCAGGGTTTAAAAAGTGAGTGCATAAAAAAAGGATAATACCTGTAGGAATCTGATAGCACATGTAGAAAAGATACtgtaaattcattatatttagCGTGTACGATAATTGGCggaaattatttttcaacaaattaactgctctctctctctctctctctcgcggTGGCTGCTTTCCGCGAAAGGCACGTGCACtaaaatgaatatgagttatcgtatctatactggattcctaaacttcttaaaaacccttacaaacaaagatatattgctggatccagtaaatgttctaccaagcccctatcattgctcctcacgaaaatattagcagctgtgaaggagaaacttcaaacgtactgtgcgactacatatgccagaagtggtgtaaatcaaatatggtttctaaaaaattctaaagaacttttaggaaatttgaaatcaaaaaacttttctcaaatcaacaacatcaaaacgtatgacttttcaacacttaaAGAACAATtccttacgataaattaaagactaaactttttgacatcatagacagttgcttcttcaacaaaaatggaaaacggaaatattcatatctagtaatcagtcatccaaaaacttattttgttaacaccactctgattccacgcacaagtactctgaagttgaaataaaaaatatgctggagtatTGTTAAAGAATGGTATTCATTTTCGGGTGAAAAAGAATATAGGATCCAATAAGGTGAGGTTTACAAGGTTTTACCATGCTGTCAACACagtcatgttgcatatcagtatgttcagtatGGTAGGAATTcatctattaaaaaaaataaaaagattgctcgtgtcgttttttttttttgaccaGGTGGGCTTGATTTTGTGATATCTTACATTTTCTGGATCTTCgtacaaaagggaatactagtggtataaaaCTACACAAGGCAAACCTACGGGGTAAAAAGGTAGTTAGTATAATCTATCAGATCATACTATTTGGCCCAGAAattcaaaacacaaaaatagctCATTTTATTAACATAATATATATGGatcataaacatttataaaaataaataaattgactACCTATCGGGATTTTTCCAAGGtaacaaattaaaaaagaattattttatataaatgcgattttttattttgttttacaattgtacaacttttgaagtGTGCATTGGGCATAATTATCAACAAAACATGATTCTAACcgacaaaatgataaactaGTTATTATAGTTGTCAAGCATGGTCGTACCACAGTTTCTCttgatttatttaaacaattttactATCAAGGAATATTTATAAAGTTTATCAGCTGATGATCTAATCGATGAAAGTGAATACGATTATAGaactttattgaaagtagacattaacggcaaactaacaactcaactgtatgacaaacgggatgatttcagcttctccatcgtcaacttcccacatttatgtagcaatattccattatcacctgcatatggtgtttatatatctcaactgattcgatatgcaagagcttgttctgggtatagtcagtttttaaatcgaggtaagctactgacaaacaagttgatggtacagggatttcaacagtctcgattgaagtcagcatttcgcaaattctatggtcgttataacgatctagttcgtcaatacaacctcgcattgggtcaaatgctgtctgacgtgtttcataccgattgttaagccgttcttggcacactgattttgactgcggataactccgttgacctgatcaggatatggggctcacggcgggtgtgaccggtcaacaggggatgcttactcctcctaggcacctgatcccacctctggtgtgtccaggggtccgtgtttgcccaactatctaatttgtattgcttgtaggagttatgagattgatcactgttcgttatcttcaccttgcatcaaatgATATTATTCGACCTTACAACCCAAAACAGATATAATGAATACATTCGTATGGATGTGCAccatagattgattgattgaatcttgtttaacgtccgtctcgagaatatttcactcatatggatacgtcaccaatgtcggtgaagggctgcaaacttaggcctatgctcagcgcttatggcctttgagcagggagggatctttatcgtgccacacttgctgtgacacggggcctcgctTTTTTGCgggcaaggggtactgaggacctattctaacccggatccccttgGGACTGTGCACcatagaaatgaaatatttataaaatcaatcaaggtttattttttaattcaatgtaAAGGGGACGCcaatgcaatatctgtatctttaATTTACGAGTTTTCCGCGGTCCCGTTTCTTTCGTATAAATTCCATCTCTTCCCTTTAGCCTGAAACTGTCTTCAATACCACatcttttaaataaatttgctCCTCTTATTTCATATCTTGATGtttgtttatatcatttgaaaaacgaagTCCTGTCACTTTCGTAGCAATGTTTAAGGCAGTTACGAATctgccgggggggggggggcaccatttggttttttttaatggtcATGTTTTGCCATTTTAGGATATTCAACCAATCCCTATTTTGAGCGGGAAAAGTAAAAACTTGGGTCGCACCCCTCTCTTTGAAACTTTTGAACTCTGGATCCGTCATTGTACAAATTAAGATAAAGTTAGTAAAAAAGACACTTAACAAATCTGTTTTTCATGTctacaaagtccatgccattttgcaaaatgaaaaattttaGGAGTATCTAAAATCCGCTTTCACTTGAGAAAAATGCTTGGGAATGTCATTAAAATTCCTAacattgttacatgtaatatttgacCAAATGTCGGACCTTGTCCAATATGGAGGGTACTATTCACAAAAAATGTTCGATTATAACAACACTAAAATAAATCCTAAGGTATCAAGTGAGATTTGCAGAGATTACACGTGTCCTCTCACGGTTTCGCACATAGTTCACTATTTTAACTCGACAGCAAATCGGTCTTTATACTGCGTTTGATCCGCTCCTTAATTACACCACCGGTGTGGTGTTTCAGGTCTGTATAGGGTAATCGCCCGAGGACGCCGAACAGCTAGTATCGCGAGCATGCACACCTTCTACACAGCTGATATGGTTTTATCACGAAGGATCATTATGCTGTTTGGAAATGTGTAACCcaaatatgtaattttaaacGTTTATTTTGAATATGTTTGCAGAGTTTATTTTACGTCCAATCTTTGTTGGGTTTTTAATAGTATGGTAATTAAATCCTGTATATCGGGTTGTGATATACGATGGAGGTAATTGTGTCGGAATCTGAATTGCCGCCACATTTTAGAATGTTTTCCTGTGTTTGTTCATTGGTCCAACAATTGAGTAAGGTAATTTACCATGCAAAAATGTCGCTATCTGAGTGGTGGTTTCAGAGCGTGTTGTTTATAAAGCGAGGGAGTTTGCTAAGTCCTCATTCACGTTTTCGACATAAATCCAACAATTTATATTACAAGTCAGTTTTCAGTTACATTTATTTTTCTAACCCATCATTGTGTACTTCATTTTActtttttatataaatcaaaCCCTTTAACCAAAAAATTCTACATGATGTATTTGCATGTAGATGTACTCATCGTCAAGCAGCTCATAAATGTCCTCATCCTAGCCAAGTGGACAAAttctgtatttaaaaaaaaaaaaaacaacaaatacgcTAGCGCTGAATCGTAACCATTACAAGGAGGTTAGACGTTACTGAAGCATGCCTAGGTCTCTAGGACCAGAATCAAAATCATTCACCTAAATCCGCATTCATCTGAAAGTACAACtgtgcaggatgctacaactaagtattcaatagttcaatactgatcccattgggcaaatatattacacatctattgctgaaccctatcctgTTGAAaaattttgtgtcaattcaaattttgaaagggattgacagggactatattttgtggcggaaggattcactaATCAAAACGTTCTAATTCTGCTTggtattacagtttctgtttcatccaatttatcgtctatttttatacccctaatcgtgtatttcagttttatatttatgatacaggtagttgagacttggaactagttcaaatgtaattttgtaacttggttgatatatttttctaaacagaacaccgattcttaaaaaagttttaattaatttactcgaaattttgtatgaaaattcagtattttcgtcaataattcaaattttttatctccaacccccactttcTTTAGTTGCATTATAAACTggaagaccagaccttgaaaattatgtaaaattttagaaattgacattactccttttaaactctcaattttgatatcaagaagttttttgtatatcaagtgcaaaaaggtcattattcaTTTCCTTTACCactattaatttcttttttcatctgtagtgttacaggacatgattatgtatctattttatgtaatgattgatttgtgttgcttatgttgtgttgacactaacagaaaaatcaagtttaattgaataaattttaagtgcaagacggtcatgtttagaacactatatacatgtagctcaataacaagcgttgcgacaccagtttttctttttaatttcctaattctccttcaatgtagaaatcaaaaatacacttccccaaagaatgacattactccaaatgtcaggtgcgaacctctttaacaatattttaaatggtTATCCTTCTCTTTTAAAACAGGATCCGGAAATGATGAAATTCACAGAATCACCCAGGGTTGCAGTTGGATCCATGGATGTGATACAACCAAGTTCTTTCTAATTATGCAAACCTTCTGTAGACGAAATGTTAAACATTTATTCAAGAAAATTTTCATTCCAGTCCTTGTGACTTGGATCGTATATTTAACCTATCACCATACAGCACAACAGGAATACTACACACAACAATGCCAAGTCCAATCGCAACTGGACGATAATTCTATTAAACGTCATTTCTGGAATCCAGCTAGCCTCAAATGCTACTCttggccagaattggtttttctCAATTCATCCGGTTTTCTTCatttcaaccaatcagctgcTCCGTGGTCACAAAAATACATGCATGCTCTCCGATGCAAATATTCAGTCATCTATTTATTTGGTATGAACGAAGCTCGTTTTTTTGAGTTTCAGATTTCGTCATTTCCATTGCATATAGACCGTGATTTCATTCATGTGTCTTGTACAGTAAACGGTACCACTGTGTACGCGAATTTCCTCTACAACGTGAATCCAAAAACAAACAGAAGACGTTTGATACCTGAGTCAGAAAACCAActgaatatatttatttttggattcgACTCCGTGTCACGTTATCTGGCTGAGAGGAAATTAAGACGGACTCTACATGTCATGGAAAACCAACTGAATGCCTACAAATTTGAGGGATATGCACGCGTGGGTGATAATACCTTTCCAAATTTATTAGCTGCCATGGCAGGAAAGACCATCACAGAGGCCATATTATCTCGCACAATAAATTCATTGTACTCGGAAGTGATCAAACGTGGCTACATCGACTGTCATGCTGAAGATTGGACCTCTTATTATCCACCTTTTGTATTATCGTATCCAAATTATACTCACTATCTGAGAACGTTGTTCCTGTCAAGAGAGAATCCTAATCTTAAAATAGTAAAGACGAGCAAAGAACACGCAAATCTTCGAAAGGTGGTTGATCCAAAATGCTTCGGAAATCAAAAACAACACAAGATTATTTTAGATTATACTAGGATGTGTATTGAACGGTACAAAGGTTTGAGGAAATTCGTCTTCTTTTGGCAAAATGAAATAAGTCATCATCAGCCGAATTTTCTTTCTCTAGCGGACCAGGACACAGCTGATCTAATATCATGGATGAATGACAACGGTCATCTGACCAATTCTGTTCTGATACTTATGAGTGACCATGGTCCTCGTTATGGCCCCATTGCTAGACATGAACTCGGTGTACTAACAAGAAATCT is a window from the Ostrea edulis chromosome 5, xbOstEdul1.1, whole genome shotgun sequence genome containing:
- the LOC125651251 gene encoding uncharacterized protein LOC125651251, coding for MNEARFFEFQISSFPLHIDRDFIHVSCTVNGTTVYANFLYNVNPKTNRRRLIPESENQLNIFIFGFDSVSRYLAERKLRRTLHVMENQLNAYKFEGYARVGDNTFPNLLAAMAGKTITEAILSRTINSLYSEVIKRGYIDCHAEDWTSYYPPFVLSYPNYTHYLRTLFLSRENPNLKIVKTSKEHANLRKVVDPKCFGNQKQHKIILDYTRMCIERYKGLRKFVFFWQNEISHHQPNFLSLADQDTADLISWMNDNGHLTNSVLILMSDHGPRYGPIARHELGVLTRNLPLLSIYIPRAVIQKYPHIHENFLTNRMRLSTPFDLHETLKDVLFQTLNKKSTLPSFSSPRGISLFQEIPKYRSCYDASVPENYCPCYNSEPLDIHNSIVRSAASFAVLHINIQLMKSNFSCNNLQLMSVHSAKLQKVPQKPNSAKVMQTFVIFETIPGHAIFQATIRRHSQSIHSMEIIGDIERVNSYGNQSSCVPNEPINAQYRLYCFCV